A region of Moorena producens PAL-8-15-08-1 DNA encodes the following proteins:
- the psbM gene encoding photosystem II reaction center protein PsbM yields MQVNDLGFVASILFVLVPAVFLLILYIQTASREGSGN; encoded by the coding sequence ATGCAAGTTAACGATCTAGGGTTTGTTGCCAGCATTTTGTTTGTGCTGGTGCCTGCGGTTTTCCTGCTAATTCTTTATATCCAAACCGCGAGCCGTGAAGGCTCAGGAAACTAG
- a CDS encoding 2Fe-2S iron-sulfur cluster-binding protein, which translates to MANIKFVKEDQEVIAANGANLREKMLQNRIDLYTFRGKLVNCGGYGQCGTCIVEIVAGIENLSPRTEVENRKLKKKPDTYRLACQVLVNGPVSVKTKPTLKSKSPSGAI; encoded by the coding sequence ATGGCTAATATCAAATTTGTCAAGGAAGACCAAGAAGTCATTGCTGCCAATGGAGCGAACTTACGAGAGAAAATGCTGCAAAATCGCATAGATCTCTACACGTTTCGGGGCAAGCTGGTGAACTGTGGCGGTTATGGTCAATGTGGTACCTGTATTGTGGAAATTGTGGCAGGCATAGAAAATCTATCCCCTAGAACTGAGGTAGAAAATCGGAAACTAAAGAAAAAGCCAGATACTTACCGATTAGCCTGTCAAGTCTTGGTGAATGGACCGGTGAGTGTTAAAACTAAACCAACCCTGAAGAGCAAATCCCCATCTGGTGCCATCTAA
- a CDS encoding TolC family protein has protein sequence MPTFRYILAVGVGTAIALSGMESGASEDLPSLTKPTNNSVASPNQESLTEAAPNPEGGELVLEVINNTTPAPKQPEQQESISSVDSSPSEAELVQEIIDQTILPTDQANQEESIPAVTELAAPFAEGDASRTESVEVGEVRVVESATEENPELMSQTSGSSPTPGTSAPEFLDPDPNPLSFPTQSQEVQIDVTQPITLQQTIELAKRNNQELQQAQLTLERNQFVLQEALTAWYPNLTTTAGINYSQSAAGEAGAQNARAREVEQAAPPEFRTPDPVPTAGFTAALRLDYNLYTGGQRPAQVRLAEEQLNLQQLEVERLSEEIRLQVTLAYYNLQEADARVEISQAAVTESAQILRDTELLEQAGLGTRFEVLQQQVELANDSQGLTNALSDQRIARRQLAELLNLSQSAEITAADPIEIAGSWDLSLEQSLILSYKNRSELEQQLVQRKINKEQRTIALAAVRPQLSVFGQIDLADNLDDVVGFGDGYSVGATFQWNFFDGGAAVARAKQEDIDVALAESSFANQRDQIRFEIEQAYSQLNSNEESIETASFALEVAEESLRLARLRFQAGVGTQTDVINQQTALTRARINQLTAILGYNRALANLQRAVSNLPDSKVTDIP, from the coding sequence ATGCCAACTTTTCGTTATATATTAGCTGTAGGTGTGGGGACGGCAATTGCCTTGAGCGGCATGGAATCCGGAGCCTCAGAAGATTTACCATCACTTACTAAGCCGACTAATAACTCAGTAGCTTCACCTAACCAAGAATCCTTAACAGAAGCAGCCCCAAACCCAGAGGGAGGGGAGCTAGTGCTAGAAGTCATCAATAACACTACCCCAGCTCCCAAGCAACCAGAGCAGCAGGAGTCTATTTCCTCTGTAGATTCCTCACCTTCAGAAGCAGAATTAGTCCAAGAAATTATTGATCAAACCATCCTGCCTACTGATCAGGCAAACCAAGAGGAGTCGATTCCTGCTGTGACTGAGCTGGCAGCGCCATTCGCCGAAGGCGACGCTTCGCGAACGGAATCCGTAGAGGTTGGTGAGGTAAGGGTGGTTGAATCTGCCACAGAGGAAAACCCTGAGTTAATGTCACAAACCTCTGGAAGCTCACCAACCCCTGGAACCTCAGCGCCAGAGTTTCTTGATCCTGACCCCAATCCGTTATCATTTCCCACCCAAAGCCAGGAAGTGCAGATAGATGTCACACAGCCAATTACCCTGCAACAAACCATAGAACTGGCAAAGCGTAATAATCAGGAATTACAGCAAGCACAACTGACCTTGGAACGTAATCAGTTCGTTCTCCAAGAAGCCTTAACCGCTTGGTATCCCAATTTGACAACAACTGCAGGAATTAACTATTCACAGAGTGCAGCAGGAGAGGCAGGTGCTCAGAATGCTCGTGCACGTGAAGTTGAACAGGCTGCACCACCAGAATTTCGTACTCCAGATCCTGTACCGACAGCAGGTTTTACTGCAGCCCTAAGGCTAGATTATAACCTATACACTGGTGGGCAACGACCAGCACAAGTCCGGCTAGCTGAGGAACAGCTAAACTTGCAGCAGCTAGAGGTAGAACGCCTCTCTGAAGAGATCCGACTTCAGGTCACCCTTGCCTATTACAATTTACAAGAAGCTGATGCTCGTGTTGAGATTTCCCAAGCGGCAGTCACCGAATCCGCTCAGATTCTACGGGATACCGAGTTACTGGAACAAGCTGGCTTAGGAACCCGATTTGAGGTCTTGCAACAGCAGGTTGAGCTAGCCAATGACTCTCAAGGGTTGACCAATGCTCTGAGTGACCAACGTATTGCCCGACGTCAGCTGGCGGAGTTATTAAACTTATCTCAATCCGCAGAAATTACTGCAGCCGATCCCATCGAAATTGCTGGAAGTTGGGATTTATCTCTAGAACAGAGCCTGATCCTCTCTTATAAAAACCGATCTGAGTTAGAACAGCAACTGGTACAACGAAAGATCAACAAGGAACAGCGAACCATTGCTCTGGCTGCAGTCAGGCCCCAGTTGAGTGTATTTGGTCAAATCGACCTAGCTGATAACTTAGATGATGTTGTGGGTTTTGGTGATGGTTACTCCGTAGGGGCAACATTCCAGTGGAATTTTTTCGATGGCGGAGCAGCGGTTGCCAGAGCAAAGCAGGAAGATATTGATGTTGCTTTAGCTGAAAGCAGTTTTGCTAACCAACGGGATCAAATACGCTTTGAAATCGAACAAGCTTATTCTCAATTAAACTCCAATGAAGAGAGTATTGAAACAGCATCCTTTGCCCTAGAAGTAGCAGAAGAGAGTCTCCGGCTAGCTCGATTACGATTTCAGGCAGGGGTTGGTACCCAAACCGACGTAATTAACCAGCAAACCGCCCTTACCCGGGCTAGGATTAACCAACTTACTGCAATTCTAGGCTATAACCGTGCTCTGGCCAACCTGCAACGGGCAGTGAGTAATTTACCAGACAGTAAAGTTACTGATATTCCGTAG